A region from the Arthrobacter gengyunqii genome encodes:
- a CDS encoding IclR family transcriptional regulator, with translation MANSRSGDTMTSRIVRIISAFDETRPSLPVAALARRANLPLSTTHRLVAELAGHGLLQRDRSGEIRLGLRLWELASRSSAALDLKSVAMPFMEDLQAVVRQHTQLSVLQDDEVLFIERLSSRGSVLNHAKVAGRLPLHVSSSGMVLMAHSPHHVQAAFLARAEQSSGIDRPAAEDLRRQWAHMRQSGFASLPGTVVAETTGIAVPIFDASGSAAAAIGVVVPTGSENPAATVPALMTAARGISRGLGAKPEVCFPIQ, from the coding sequence ATGGCCAATTCCCGCTCGGGAGACACGATGACCAGCCGGATCGTGCGAATCATCAGTGCCTTCGATGAAACCCGCCCTTCACTGCCTGTGGCAGCGCTGGCACGCCGGGCGAACCTCCCGCTGTCCACGACCCACCGCCTGGTGGCGGAACTCGCGGGGCACGGGCTGCTGCAGCGCGACCGCAGCGGAGAAATCCGGCTGGGACTGCGCCTGTGGGAACTGGCCAGCCGCAGCTCGGCCGCCCTGGACCTCAAATCCGTTGCCATGCCCTTCATGGAGGATCTCCAAGCCGTGGTCCGCCAGCACACCCAGCTGTCGGTGCTCCAGGATGACGAGGTGCTTTTCATCGAACGGCTTTCCAGCCGAGGTTCCGTCCTGAACCACGCCAAGGTGGCTGGCCGGCTGCCGCTGCACGTTTCCTCTTCCGGAATGGTTCTGATGGCACACTCGCCCCACCACGTGCAGGCTGCCTTCCTGGCCCGTGCAGAGCAGTCCTCAGGCATTGACCGGCCCGCTGCGGAGGATCTGCGGCGGCAGTGGGCCCACATGCGGCAGTCCGGTTTCGCGAGCCTTCCCGGAACCGTCGTTGCCGAGACCACGGGCATCGCGGTGCCGATTTTCGACGCGTCCGGGTCCGCCGCCGCCGCCATTGGGGTGGTGGTTCCCACCGGGTCCGAAAATCCCGCGGCTACGGTCCCGGCACTGATGACGGCGGCACGCGGGATCTCCCGCGGCCTGGGCGCAAAGCCGGAGGTCTGCTTTCCCATTCAATGA
- a CDS encoding alpha/beta fold hydrolase produces the protein MSQPVLKASLLSDAGPDAPVLIAGPSLGTSAAALWSAAAAALEHFTVIAWDLPGHGVSPAATEAFSISDLGDSVAGLVAAARAGGDITDQQSVYYAGVSLGGAVGLQLGLDHASDFEGLSILCSGAKVGSPEGWAERAETVRNQGTPAVLSGSAERWFAPGFIEREPAAATALLHSLQDADRFSYAFCCEALAGFDVRERLGDITLPLLALAGEQDAVTPPSDAEFIAVRTPNGTSAAVDGAAHLLPAEKPKETAELLRRFFGAAYQEGL, from the coding sequence GTGAGCCAGCCCGTACTCAAAGCCAGCCTGCTCAGTGATGCCGGCCCGGATGCTCCCGTCCTGATTGCCGGACCGTCGCTGGGCACCTCGGCCGCAGCACTGTGGTCCGCCGCAGCAGCGGCCCTGGAGCACTTCACCGTGATCGCCTGGGATCTGCCCGGACACGGAGTCAGCCCCGCGGCCACTGAGGCGTTCAGCATTTCGGATCTGGGGGACTCCGTTGCGGGCCTCGTCGCCGCAGCACGTGCCGGAGGAGACATCACCGACCAGCAGAGCGTGTACTACGCCGGAGTCTCCCTGGGCGGCGCCGTTGGACTGCAGCTGGGACTGGACCACGCTTCGGACTTCGAGGGACTGTCGATCCTGTGCTCCGGCGCTAAGGTCGGCAGCCCCGAAGGCTGGGCCGAACGCGCCGAAACGGTGCGGAACCAAGGAACTCCGGCGGTGCTGAGCGGCTCCGCCGAACGCTGGTTTGCACCCGGCTTCATCGAGCGGGAACCGGCCGCCGCGACTGCACTGCTGCACTCCCTCCAGGACGCGGACCGGTTCTCCTACGCCTTCTGCTGCGAGGCCCTGGCCGGATTCGATGTGAGGGAACGCCTCGGCGACATCACCCTGCCCCTGCTCGCCCTGGCGGGCGAACAGGACGCGGTCACCCCGCCGTCGGACGCTGAATTCATTGCCGTACGCACCCCCAACGGCACCAGCGCCGCCGTTGACGGAGCGGCCCACCTGCTTCCGGCCGAGAAGCCGAAAGAAACCGCAGAACTGCTGCGCCGCTTCTTTGGCGCGGCATATCAGGAAGGACTGTAG
- a CDS encoding lyase family protein, with the protein MAEFTDAADYGLLSPVWAGTDGAAQTGDRRIIQALLDVELAWLRVLADAGVIAPQVPGDAAPACQADLYDPASLAARSAGGGNPVIPLLSDLRAKVRETAPAAADAVHTAATSQDILDTALMLVTADTLAGIAADAGRTMAALAGLAVEHRGTLCVARTLTQHSLPSTFGLRAAQWLHGVGQAAEALEAAAARLPLQWGGGSGTLAALRNVVDASGSAAAPLDLADQLAARLGLAAPPAPWQGNRLPVTAVGAALQDLLSAAGKIANDILLMSRPEVGEVSEPRAAGRGGSSAMPQKRNPVLSVLIRSAALAGPGYGVQLQTAAGAADDERPGGSWHTEWQALRSLLRLASGAAAKLAELTEGLTVNTGTLRENLDAAGPLVVSERLMSTVAPLLDADGGPGTGKTRLQELVSTSLATGNSLAELLRQALPADVMSDAELSAQLDPANYVGEASALIDRIVAAYPVVAAYPVRSSR; encoded by the coding sequence ATGGCTGAATTCACTGATGCAGCCGATTACGGGCTGCTGTCACCGGTGTGGGCCGGCACGGACGGCGCGGCGCAAACCGGAGACCGCCGGATTATCCAAGCACTGCTCGACGTCGAACTGGCCTGGCTGCGGGTCCTCGCCGACGCAGGCGTGATAGCGCCGCAGGTGCCCGGCGACGCCGCACCGGCCTGCCAAGCGGACCTTTACGACCCGGCGTCCCTGGCCGCCCGGTCCGCCGGCGGCGGCAACCCGGTGATCCCCCTGCTGTCGGACCTGCGCGCCAAGGTGCGCGAAACCGCACCCGCCGCGGCGGACGCTGTGCACACTGCCGCCACCAGCCAGGACATCCTGGACACGGCGCTGATGCTGGTCACCGCGGACACCCTGGCAGGCATTGCCGCCGACGCCGGGCGCACAATGGCAGCACTGGCCGGCCTCGCCGTCGAGCACCGGGGCACCCTGTGCGTGGCCCGGACCCTCACCCAGCATTCCCTTCCTTCGACGTTCGGACTCCGCGCCGCCCAGTGGCTGCACGGGGTTGGCCAGGCGGCTGAAGCCCTGGAGGCCGCTGCAGCCCGCCTGCCCCTGCAATGGGGCGGCGGCTCGGGAACGCTTGCGGCCCTGCGCAACGTTGTGGATGCCAGCGGATCAGCGGCTGCGCCCCTGGATCTTGCCGATCAACTGGCCGCCCGGCTGGGACTGGCTGCACCCCCTGCACCGTGGCAGGGAAACCGGCTGCCCGTCACGGCAGTCGGTGCCGCGCTGCAGGACCTGCTGTCCGCTGCCGGCAAGATCGCCAACGACATCCTGCTGATGAGCCGGCCCGAGGTGGGCGAGGTGTCCGAACCCCGTGCCGCCGGGCGCGGGGGTTCCTCGGCGATGCCGCAGAAACGGAACCCGGTGCTGTCCGTGCTGATCCGCAGCGCAGCCCTGGCCGGCCCCGGTTACGGAGTGCAGCTCCAGACGGCCGCCGGCGCCGCCGATGACGAGCGCCCCGGCGGCTCGTGGCACACCGAGTGGCAGGCGCTGCGTTCCCTGCTGCGGCTGGCCTCCGGCGCAGCAGCGAAACTTGCCGAACTGACCGAAGGCCTCACCGTGAACACCGGCACGCTGCGCGAAAACCTCGATGCCGCAGGGCCGCTGGTGGTCAGCGAACGCCTGATGTCCACCGTCGCTCCGCTGCTGGACGCCGACGGCGGACCCGGCACCGGGAAAACCCGCCTGCAGGAGCTCGTCTCCACCTCGCTGGCCACGGGAAACTCCCTGGCAGAACTGCTGCGGCAGGCACTGCCTGCTGACGTCATGTCCGATGCCGAGCTTTCAGCCCAGCTGGATCCGGCCAATTACGTGGGCGAGGCGTCCGCCCTGATTGACCGCATTGTTGCCGCCTATCCCGTTGTTGCCGCCTATCCCGTAAGGAGCTCCCGGTGA
- a CDS encoding 4-hydroxybenzoate 3-monooxygenase — translation MGAARTVLKTKVGIVGGGPAGLMLSHLLAGAGIESIVVEKRDYETIRTTHRAGILEHGSVKMLTDGGVSNRVLTDGHRHEGIDLRFGGISHRIDFQDLVGESVWLYPQNEVFVDLAAARARDGGDVRWAVSGTEVLDLTTDTPKIRFTDAEGAGIEIHCDILVGADGSQGVCRRAIPAEQRRENFIEYPFAWFGILTEAPPSAPELVYANSDRGFALISQRNDTIQRMYFQADPTENPDDWTEEQIWEELQLRVDGPDGFELKRGPIFEKTLLKFRSYVCEPLRYGGLFLAGDAGHTVPPTGAKGLNLALADVQVLFEAIESFYATSEKDLLDGYSDQALARVWRAQNFSYWMTSMLHTRADAGPFERKRALGELAGVVASRHGSAYLAEGYTGWPS, via the coding sequence ATGGGCGCAGCGCGCACCGTTCTGAAAACCAAGGTCGGCATTGTGGGCGGCGGTCCCGCGGGACTGATGCTCTCGCATCTGCTGGCGGGAGCAGGCATCGAGAGCATCGTGGTGGAGAAGCGGGACTACGAGACCATCCGCACTACTCACCGCGCCGGCATCCTGGAGCATGGTTCGGTGAAGATGCTCACCGACGGCGGCGTCAGCAACCGGGTCCTCACCGACGGGCACCGGCATGAAGGGATTGACCTGCGCTTCGGGGGCATCAGCCACCGGATAGATTTCCAGGACCTGGTGGGGGAGTCCGTCTGGCTCTATCCGCAGAATGAGGTGTTCGTGGACCTTGCTGCTGCCAGGGCGCGCGACGGCGGCGACGTCCGGTGGGCAGTGTCAGGCACCGAGGTCCTGGACCTCACCACCGACACTCCCAAAATCCGCTTCACTGATGCTGAAGGTGCCGGTATCGAGATCCACTGCGACATCCTTGTGGGAGCGGACGGCTCGCAGGGCGTCTGCCGGCGTGCGATTCCCGCAGAACAGCGCCGGGAAAACTTCATTGAGTACCCCTTCGCATGGTTCGGCATCCTCACCGAGGCGCCGCCGAGCGCCCCTGAGCTGGTTTACGCCAATTCCGACCGCGGATTCGCCCTGATCAGCCAGCGCAACGACACCATCCAGCGGATGTATTTCCAGGCCGACCCGACCGAGAATCCCGACGACTGGACCGAGGAGCAAATCTGGGAGGAGCTCCAGCTGCGGGTGGACGGCCCCGACGGTTTTGAGCTCAAACGCGGCCCGATCTTCGAAAAAACCCTGCTGAAGTTCCGCAGCTATGTCTGTGAGCCGCTGCGCTACGGCGGCCTGTTTCTCGCCGGCGATGCAGGGCACACCGTGCCGCCCACCGGGGCCAAGGGGCTGAACCTCGCGCTGGCTGATGTCCAGGTTCTGTTTGAAGCCATTGAATCGTTCTATGCCACTTCCGAGAAGGACCTGCTGGATGGATACAGCGACCAGGCGCTGGCGCGGGTCTGGCGGGCGCAGAACTTTTCCTATTGGATGACCTCCATGCTCCACACCCGTGCGGACGCAGGCCCCTTCGAGCGCAAACGCGCCCTGGGGGAGCTGGCCGGCGTCGTCGCCTCCCGGCACGGAAGCGCCTATTTGGCGGAGGGCTACACGGGATGGCCAAGTTAA
- a CDS encoding 3-oxoacid CoA-transferase subunit B, with translation MNTSTGDRATEGTAVVTDTGARLDKFQLAELVAGDIAPGSYVNLGIGQPTLVSNYLVPDQKITLHTENGMLGMGPEAQGSEIDGDLINAGKIPVTELPGAAYFHHADSFAMMRGGHLDVCVLGAFQVSASGDLANWHTGAADAIPAVGGAMDLATGAKDVYVMMSLFTREGMSKLVRECTYPLTGVGCVTRVYTNEAVFLLKEDGVHVRETHGIRFEELAAVMDVPLIRDPACN, from the coding sequence ATGAACACATCAACGGGAGACCGGGCAACTGAAGGCACGGCAGTCGTAACGGACACCGGTGCACGCTTGGATAAATTTCAGCTCGCGGAACTGGTGGCGGGGGATATCGCACCCGGCTCCTACGTCAATCTGGGGATCGGCCAGCCCACCCTGGTGTCCAACTATCTGGTGCCGGACCAGAAAATCACCCTGCACACGGAAAACGGAATGCTGGGGATGGGTCCGGAAGCGCAGGGGAGCGAGATTGACGGCGACCTCATCAACGCCGGAAAGATCCCGGTCACGGAGCTGCCCGGGGCAGCGTACTTCCATCACGCAGACTCCTTCGCCATGATGCGCGGCGGGCATCTGGACGTCTGCGTGCTGGGCGCATTCCAGGTCTCAGCCTCCGGCGACCTGGCCAACTGGCACACCGGCGCAGCCGATGCGATCCCTGCCGTGGGCGGAGCCATGGATCTGGCAACGGGGGCCAAGGACGTCTACGTCATGATGTCCCTGTTCACCCGGGAGGGGATGAGCAAACTCGTCCGGGAGTGCACTTACCCCCTGACGGGAGTGGGATGCGTAACCCGCGTCTACACTAATGAAGCGGTCTTCCTGCTGAAGGAGGACGGCGTGCACGTGCGTGAAACCCACGGCATCCGCTTTGAGGAGCTGGCAGCCGTGATGGATGTTCCGCTGATCCGTGATCCGGCCTGCAACTGA
- a CDS encoding 3-oxoacid CoA-transferase subunit A, which produces MLNIVQDVDEAVAPITDGATVMIGGFGRAGQPVELIEALLRQGASDLTVVNNNAGNGEHGLAALIGAGRVKKIICSFPRQSDSQIFDAKFRAGDIELELVPQGNLAERIRAAGAGIGGFFTPTGYGTMLAEGKETRIIDGRGYVFESPLSADFALVKALRADREGNLVYRKTARNFGPIMAAAAANAIVQVREVVDAGDIDPENVVTPGIYVNTVVRVEQEQEPAAA; this is translated from the coding sequence GTGCTCAACATTGTGCAGGACGTCGACGAGGCCGTTGCGCCCATCACCGACGGGGCCACCGTAATGATCGGCGGATTCGGCAGGGCCGGACAACCGGTGGAGCTGATCGAGGCGCTGCTCCGCCAGGGAGCTTCGGACCTGACGGTGGTGAACAACAACGCAGGCAACGGCGAACACGGCCTGGCCGCCCTTATTGGCGCAGGCAGGGTGAAGAAGATCATCTGTTCCTTCCCGCGCCAGTCTGATTCGCAGATCTTCGACGCGAAGTTCCGGGCCGGGGACATCGAACTCGAGCTGGTGCCGCAGGGCAACCTTGCAGAGCGGATCCGTGCCGCCGGGGCGGGCATCGGCGGGTTCTTCACGCCAACCGGGTACGGAACGATGCTCGCTGAGGGCAAGGAGACCCGGATCATCGACGGCCGGGGCTACGTTTTCGAATCCCCGCTCTCCGCGGACTTTGCGCTGGTCAAGGCACTGCGTGCCGACCGGGAAGGGAACCTCGTCTACCGCAAGACCGCCCGTAACTTCGGTCCCATCATGGCCGCCGCGGCGGCCAACGCCATTGTCCAGGTGCGCGAGGTCGTGGACGCAGGGGACATCGATCCCGAGAACGTTGTCACACCGGGCATTTACGTCAACACCGTGGTGCGCGTGGAACAGGAACAGGAGCCGGCAGCAGCATGA
- the pcaC gene encoding 4-carboxymuconolactone decarboxylase, translating to MIEDAGKTQQDVYDEGMAVRREVLGAAHVDRANAAKDEFTADFQDLITKYAWGSIWTRPGLPRTMRSAITLTALIAHGHLEEFAMHVRSALTNGLTRDEIKEIILQSAIYCGVPAANSAFKTAQQVFAELDGVEIR from the coding sequence GTGATCGAGGATGCAGGCAAGACCCAGCAGGATGTTTATGACGAGGGGATGGCCGTCCGCCGCGAGGTGCTCGGCGCGGCCCATGTGGACCGGGCGAACGCCGCCAAGGACGAGTTCACGGCTGACTTCCAGGATCTGATCACCAAATACGCATGGGGGAGCATCTGGACCAGGCCCGGCCTGCCCCGGACCATGCGCAGTGCGATCACGCTCACCGCGCTGATCGCCCACGGGCACCTGGAGGAGTTCGCCATGCATGTCCGGTCGGCCCTGACCAACGGGCTGACCCGGGACGAAATCAAGGAGATCATCCTGCAGTCCGCCATCTATTGCGGCGTTCCCGCCGCCAACTCCGCCTTCAAAACGGCGCAGCAGGTATTCGCAGAGCTCGACGGGGTGGAGATCCGATGA
- the pcaG gene encoding protocatechuate 3,4-dioxygenase subunit alpha yields the protein MTPEQKLQPTPAQTIGPFYGYALPFDRDSQLLAPGLPGTIRLHGTVRDGDGEPIPDALLEIWQADAAGNVPQEPGSLVRDGYTFTGWGRAAVDGAGNYTFTTVNPGATEEGAAPFISLLIFGRGLTNKLHTRIYLPENEDALARDRLLASLPPERRSTLIAEREADGGLRFDISLQGANETVFLSFPGA from the coding sequence GTGACACCCGAGCAGAAACTCCAGCCCACCCCGGCCCAGACCATCGGTCCGTTCTACGGGTACGCCCTGCCCTTTGACAGGGACAGCCAGCTGCTGGCTCCCGGGCTGCCCGGGACCATCCGCCTGCACGGCACGGTGCGCGACGGCGACGGGGAACCGATCCCGGACGCCCTCCTGGAAATCTGGCAGGCTGATGCCGCCGGCAACGTTCCGCAGGAGCCGGGGTCACTGGTGCGCGACGGCTACACCTTCACCGGATGGGGCCGCGCCGCCGTTGACGGAGCAGGGAACTACACGTTTACCACCGTCAATCCCGGCGCCACCGAGGAAGGGGCAGCGCCGTTCATTTCACTGCTGATCTTCGGGCGCGGACTCACGAACAAGCTGCACACCCGGATCTACCTCCCGGAGAACGAAGATGCGCTGGCCCGCGACCGGCTGCTGGCATCCCTTCCGCCGGAGCGCCGCTCCACCCTGATCGCGGAGCGCGAAGCCGACGGAGGACTGCGGTTCGACATCTCGCTGCAGGGGGCGAACGAAACCGTGTTCCTGTCCTTCCCCGGGGCCTAG
- the rpsL gene encoding 30S ribosomal protein S12 — MPTIQQLVRKGRSPKVSKTKAPALQGSPMRRGVCTRVYTTTPKKPNSALRKVARVRLNGGIEVTAYIPGVGHNLQEHSIVLVRGGRVKDLPGVRYKIVRGALDTQGVKNRKQARSRYGAKMEKK, encoded by the coding sequence GTGCCTACGATTCAGCAGCTGGTCCGCAAGGGCCGGTCACCCAAGGTCTCCAAGACCAAGGCTCCTGCCCTCCAGGGCAGCCCGATGCGCCGTGGTGTTTGCACCCGCGTTTACACCACCACCCCGAAGAAGCCGAACTCTGCGCTCCGTAAGGTTGCCCGCGTGCGCCTCAACGGCGGCATCGAGGTTACGGCCTACATCCCCGGTGTGGGTCACAACCTGCAGGAACACTCCATCGTCCTCGTTCGCGGTGGTCGTGTGAAGGACCTGCCCGGTGTTCGTTACAAGATCGTTCGCGGCGCACTTGACACCCAGGGTGTCAAGAACCGCAAGCAGGCTCGCAGCCGTTACGGCGCGAAGATGGAGAAGAAGTAA
- the pcaH gene encoding protocatechuate 3,4-dioxygenase subunit beta — protein MEEGLFQDSHVIEGPDSAQASQDEISSEIREIHSSYRKGIEDGLPQETQPRRDFAPYRSSILRHPTKDLHHADPETIELWSPAFGHQDVHALESDLTIQHNGEPLGERIIVKGRVLDGAGRPVRNQLVEIWQANSAGRYIHKRDQHPAPIDPNFTGVGRCLTSDDGSYEFTTIKPGPYPWKNHYNAWRPAHIHFSLFGTDFTQRLVTQMYFPGDPLFSLDPIYQTITDARARDALVATYDHSVTAHEWATGYTWDIVLSGSNRTWMEDEDAE, from the coding sequence ATGGAAGAAGGCCTGTTCCAGGACAGCCACGTCATCGAGGGCCCGGACTCCGCCCAGGCTTCCCAGGATGAAATCTCGTCTGAGATTCGGGAGATTCATTCCTCCTACCGCAAGGGCATCGAGGACGGCCTGCCGCAGGAAACGCAGCCGCGGCGGGACTTCGCTCCCTACCGGAGCTCGATCCTGCGCCATCCGACCAAGGACCTGCACCACGCGGATCCGGAGACCATTGAGCTCTGGTCCCCGGCCTTCGGGCACCAGGACGTCCACGCGCTGGAAAGCGACCTCACCATCCAGCACAACGGCGAACCGCTGGGAGAGCGCATCATCGTGAAGGGTCGCGTCCTGGACGGCGCCGGCCGCCCCGTGCGCAACCAGCTCGTGGAAATCTGGCAGGCCAACTCCGCAGGCCGGTACATCCACAAGCGGGACCAGCACCCCGCACCGATCGACCCGAATTTCACCGGCGTCGGCCGCTGCCTTACCTCTGATGACGGCAGCTACGAGTTCACCACCATCAAGCCCGGACCGTATCCCTGGAAGAACCACTACAACGCCTGGCGTCCGGCCCACATCCACTTTTCCCTGTTCGGCACGGATTTCACGCAGCGCCTGGTGACCCAGATGTACTTCCCCGGGGATCCTCTCTTCTCCCTGGATCCGATCTATCAAACGATCACCGATGCCAGGGCACGGGACGCGCTCGTCGCCACCTACGACCACAGCGTGACAGCCCACGAATGGGCCACCGGCTACACCTGGGACATTGTGCTCAGCGGCAGCAACCGCACCTGGATGGAAGACGAGGACGCAGAGTGA
- a CDS encoding thiolase family protein — MNQAYIYDAVRTPFGKFGGALAGVRPDDLGAQVIRAAVDRAPGLDPAAVDEVVFGNANGAGEENRNVARMSSLLASLPTSVPGTTVNRLCGSSLDAAIIASRQINTGEADLMLVGGVESMSRAPWVLPKNEKAYPAGNQTLASTTLGWRLVNPAMPAEWTVSLGEATEQLREKYNITRDRQDEFAAKSHVLAAKAWDEGNYANLTVAVDGVVLDRDESIRAGSTVEKLSTLATVFRPAGDDAAGGTVTAGNASPLNDGASAAWLGSEAAEGLLGLPPLARIAGRGAAANEPQYFGYAPVEAANLALKRAGIGWGDVGAVELNEAFAAQSLACLDAWDIDPDIVNAWGGAVSIGHPLGASGTRILGTLARRLQASGERWGVAAICIGVGQGLAVVLENSTNTGN; from the coding sequence ATGAATCAGGCATACATATACGACGCAGTCCGCACGCCGTTCGGAAAGTTCGGCGGAGCGCTGGCCGGAGTCCGGCCGGATGACCTGGGAGCGCAGGTCATCCGTGCCGCCGTCGACCGCGCCCCCGGCCTGGACCCTGCGGCCGTCGACGAAGTGGTGTTCGGCAACGCCAACGGCGCCGGCGAGGAGAACCGCAACGTCGCCAGGATGTCGTCGCTGCTGGCTTCCCTGCCCACGTCGGTCCCGGGAACCACGGTGAACCGGCTCTGCGGCTCTTCCCTTGATGCCGCGATCATCGCGTCCCGGCAGATCAACACCGGGGAAGCTGACCTAATGCTCGTCGGCGGCGTGGAGTCCATGAGCCGTGCGCCCTGGGTGCTCCCGAAAAACGAGAAGGCCTATCCCGCAGGGAACCAGACGCTCGCCTCCACCACGCTGGGCTGGCGGCTCGTGAACCCCGCCATGCCCGCGGAATGGACCGTGTCGCTGGGCGAAGCGACCGAGCAGCTGCGCGAAAAGTACAACATCACCCGGGACCGCCAGGACGAGTTTGCGGCAAAGTCCCATGTGCTGGCCGCCAAGGCCTGGGACGAAGGCAACTACGCCAACCTGACCGTCGCCGTCGACGGTGTTGTCCTGGACCGGGATGAATCCATCCGTGCCGGGTCGACGGTGGAGAAACTGTCCACCCTCGCCACCGTGTTCCGCCCCGCCGGAGACGACGCCGCGGGCGGCACGGTAACCGCGGGCAATGCTTCGCCGCTGAACGACGGCGCTTCGGCGGCCTGGCTGGGGAGCGAGGCAGCCGAAGGCCTTCTGGGGCTGCCTCCGCTGGCCCGCATCGCCGGGCGCGGCGCCGCCGCCAACGAACCGCAGTACTTCGGCTATGCGCCGGTCGAAGCCGCCAACCTGGCCCTCAAGCGTGCCGGGATCGGCTGGGGAGATGTCGGCGCCGTGGAACTCAACGAAGCCTTCGCGGCCCAGTCCCTGGCCTGCCTCGATGCCTGGGACATTGACCCGGACATCGTCAACGCGTGGGGCGGGGCAGTGTCCATCGGGCACCCCCTCGGTGCCTCCGGCACCCGGATTCTGGGGACGCTGGCACGCCGGCTCCAAGCCTCCGGAGAGCGATGGGGTGTTGCCGCGATCTGCATCGGCGTCGGGCAGGGCCTGGCCGTAGTGCTCGAAAACTCAACCAACACCGGGAACTAG
- a CDS encoding IclR family transcriptional regulator domain-containing protein: MSETSAASGQHVQSLARGLSVIRAFDADHVSMTLSEVSRRTGLTRATARRFLLTLVDLGYMRTDGRNFELTALVLALGYSYLSGQTLPQLAQPLLEDLSRTISESTSASILDGQEIVYVARIHTRRLMRVGIAVGTRFPAYATSMGRVLLAGLPVPALDQYLADVRPEPLTERTVTTVPALREEISRVREAGWAVVDQELEAGLRSVAVPVFGPDGEVIAAINTSMQALGAGGSTLEEAVAAVLPHLQQTSAKITAALVAGS, translated from the coding sequence ATGAGCGAGACCTCCGCTGCCAGCGGCCAGCACGTCCAGTCGCTGGCGCGCGGCCTGAGCGTGATCCGCGCCTTTGACGCCGACCACGTCAGCATGACGCTGAGCGAGGTCTCCCGCCGGACCGGACTGACCCGCGCCACTGCCCGCCGGTTTCTGCTGACACTGGTGGATTTGGGGTACATGCGCACCGACGGCCGCAACTTTGAGCTAACCGCCCTGGTGCTGGCCCTGGGGTACTCCTATCTCTCGGGTCAGACGCTGCCGCAGCTGGCGCAGCCCCTGCTGGAAGACCTGTCCCGCACCATCTCGGAGTCAACGTCCGCGTCCATCCTTGACGGACAGGAAATTGTCTATGTCGCCAGGATTCACACCCGGAGGCTGATGCGGGTGGGCATCGCCGTCGGCACCCGCTTCCCGGCCTATGCCACGTCCATGGGACGGGTTCTGCTGGCAGGACTGCCGGTCCCTGCACTGGATCAGTACCTGGCCGACGTACGGCCGGAGCCGCTGACGGAGCGGACCGTCACCACAGTCCCCGCCCTCCGCGAAGAGATCAGCCGGGTGCGTGAAGCGGGCTGGGCAGTGGTGGACCAGGAACTGGAAGCGGGGCTGCGTTCCGTTGCCGTTCCGGTCTTTGGCCCGGACGGAGAAGTGATTGCCGCCATCAACACGTCCATGCAGGCACTGGGGGCCGGCGGGAGTACGCTGGAGGAAGCCGTTGCGGCCGTGCTGCCGCATCTGCAGCAGACGTCGGCGAAGATTACCGCCGCCCTGGTCGCCGGAAGTTAG